A single region of the Borrelia hermsii DAH genome encodes:
- the flhB gene encoding flagellar biosynthesis protein FlhB — MNARNEFLSKNWYIPLNFFASEDEGRTELPTEQKKQKAREDGQVLKSTEINSAVTLFILFAVFFFMLSYFAQELMNVFRWQAGKLPEIMSVSIYALSFSYIKPMFGYMIVFLLISFIVSFLINVIQVGFLITFKPVVPRWDRVNPNFSKWIKNSFGSFDAFFNLFKSLSKIAIISLIYYIMLKSNIGKISRMSEYSLEDGISVILSLAYRICFFSIIVLMGISILDYLFQRTRYIENLKMTKEEVKQERKEMEGDPLLRSRMRERMREILNTNLRVTVPQADVVITNPEHFAVAIKWDSNTMLAPKVLAKGQDEIAFVIKQIARENNIPVMENKPLARELYANVDVNEEIPREYWEIVSKILVKVYSIAKKFN, encoded by the coding sequence ATGAATGCTAGAAATGAATTTTTAAGTAAAAATTGGTATATACCTCTTAATTTTTTTGCCTCAGAAGATGAGGGGAGAACTGAGCTTCCTACTGAACAGAAGAAACAGAAAGCAAGAGAAGATGGACAAGTATTAAAATCAACTGAAATTAATTCAGCAGTTACTCTTTTCATATTATTTGCTGTATTTTTTTTTATGTTATCTTATTTTGCTCAAGAATTAATGAATGTTTTTAGATGGCAAGCTGGCAAGCTTCCAGAAATAATGTCAGTTAGTATTTATGCATTGAGTTTTTCATATATTAAGCCGATGTTTGGATATATGATTGTATTTCTTTTAATATCATTTATAGTTAGTTTTTTAATTAATGTTATTCAAGTTGGTTTTTTGATAACCTTTAAACCTGTAGTTCCCAGGTGGGATAGGGTAAATCCAAATTTTTCAAAATGGATTAAAAACTCTTTTGGTTCATTTGATGCTTTTTTCAATTTGTTTAAAAGTTTATCAAAAATTGCTATAATATCTCTTATATATTATATTATGCTAAAAAGTAATATAGGTAAAATCTCAAGAATGTCTGAGTATAGTCTTGAAGATGGTATTTCTGTTATATTAAGTCTTGCTTACAGAATATGTTTTTTTTCAATAATAGTATTGATGGGTATTAGTATACTGGATTATCTCTTTCAAAGAACCCGTTACATTGAAAATTTGAAAATGACTAAAGAAGAGGTAAAACAAGAGCGAAAGGAAATGGAAGGAGATCCGCTGCTTCGTTCTAGAATGCGGGAGCGAATGCGAGAGATTTTAAATACTAATTTAAGGGTAACAGTTCCTCAAGCGGATGTGGTAATTACGAATCCAGAACATTTTGCTGTTGCTATTAAGTGGGATAGTAATACTATGTTAGCACCGAAGGTACTTGCAAAGGGGCAAGATGAAATTGCATTTGTAATTAAACAAATTGCAAGAGAAAATAATATTCCTGTGATGGAAAATAAACCGCTTGCAAGGGAGCTTTATGCTAATGTTGATGTTAATGAGGAAATTCCAAGGGAATATTGGGAAATTGTTTCTAAGATTCTTGTGAAAGTATATTCTATTGCTAAAAAATTTAATTAG
- the fliR gene encoding flagellar biosynthetic protein FliR, producing the protein MNMNDLVLKSFVVLPVFVRIFLFLRFSPFFATIKMGYLNFFFAFILSIIVVDKINVVYPLDNLIAFALILAGEAVLGLIQAFFVSIIFSVFHLLGFFFSNQMGLAYANIFDVFAEEDNLVISQIFTYLFLLLFLSNNFLLRFFMIGVHDSVLNVRVENMVNIRNYEFIKLIFYSFAVLFEKALVMSLPILGVLLLLYLILGILSKTSPQINLLMISFAVSLGLGLIVLYICFPSLVMSIKRVIELALESMRNALNLFSETLE; encoded by the coding sequence ATGAATATGAATGATTTGGTTTTAAAATCTTTTGTGGTCTTGCCTGTATTTGTTAGGATTTTTCTTTTTTTAAGATTTTCACCTTTTTTTGCAACTATAAAGATGGGTTATTTAAATTTTTTCTTTGCATTTATTTTGTCTATTATTGTTGTAGATAAAATAAATGTTGTTTATCCTTTAGATAATTTAATTGCATTTGCATTGATATTAGCAGGAGAAGCTGTTTTAGGCCTTATTCAGGCTTTTTTTGTAAGCATAATTTTTAGTGTGTTTCATTTACTTGGGTTTTTTTTCTCAAATCAGATGGGACTTGCTTATGCAAATATTTTTGATGTTTTTGCAGAAGAGGATAATTTAGTAATATCTCAAATATTTACTTATCTTTTTTTGCTTTTGTTTTTATCAAATAATTTTTTATTGCGTTTTTTTATGATTGGAGTGCATGATTCTGTTTTGAATGTTAGAGTCGAAAATATGGTTAATATAAGAAATTATGAATTTATTAAGTTGATATTTTATTCTTTTGCTGTTCTTTTTGAAAAGGCTTTAGTAATGTCTCTTCCAATCTTGGGAGTACTTTTACTTTTATATCTGATTTTAGGTATACTTTCAAAGACTTCTCCTCAGATTAATTTATTAATGATTAGTTTTGCAGTTTCATTGGGATTAGGATTAATTGTTTTATATATTTGTTTTCCAAGTTTGGTAATGTCTATTAAGAGAGTAATTGAACTTGCCTTAGAATCTATGAGGAATGCTTTAAATTTATTTTCTGAGACCCTAGAATGA
- the fliQ gene encoding flagellar biosynthesis protein FliQ, translated as MTTGQIIYLIRIAVENIIILSAPMLIMALIVGLLVSIFQAVTSIQDQTLSFIPKIIIILLTLVIFGPWILKKLMQFAFIVFSQIQNM; from the coding sequence GTGACAACGGGACAAATTATTTATCTCATTAGGATTGCTGTTGAGAATATTATTATTCTCTCAGCACCAATGTTGATTATGGCTCTTATTGTTGGCCTTTTAGTTTCGATTTTCCAAGCTGTTACGTCGATCCAGGATCAAACACTTAGTTTTATTCCCAAGATTATTATAATACTTTTAACTCTTGTTATATTTGGTCCTTGGATTTTAAAAAAGCTTATGCAATTTGCTTTTATTGTTTTTAGTCAAATCCAAAATATGTAA
- the fliP gene encoding flagellar type III secretion system pore protein FliP (The bacterial flagellar biogenesis protein FliP forms a type III secretion system (T3SS)-type pore required for flagellar assembly.) translates to MGKKLSLFLFLGVINLAFAQTKSLQPTTGLNFPFVDLVNSVGGGIVFPLQLLLILTVITLSPAFLVLMTSFLRIAIVLDFIRRALSLQQSPPNQVIMGLALFLTLFTMWPTFNIIYKDAYLPLKDSKISFNEFYDRGIAPLRNFMYKQMSNSKHEEIKLFMSISNYSRPKNFSEVPTHVLIASFVLHELKVAFKMGILIFLPFIVIDIIVAAVLMAMGMIMLPPVMISLPFKLILFVMVDGWTLITSGLVKSFM, encoded by the coding sequence TTGGGTAAAAAATTGAGTCTTTTCTTATTTCTTGGAGTTATAAATTTGGCATTTGCTCAAACTAAGTCTTTGCAACCTACTACTGGTCTAAATTTTCCGTTTGTTGATCTTGTAAATTCTGTTGGCGGTGGAATAGTTTTTCCTCTGCAGCTTTTACTCATATTAACTGTAATAACTCTCTCTCCAGCTTTCTTGGTCTTAATGACTTCTTTTTTAAGGATAGCAATAGTATTAGATTTTATTAGAAGGGCATTATCACTTCAACAATCGCCACCCAATCAGGTAATAATGGGATTAGCTTTGTTTTTAACTCTTTTTACTATGTGGCCAACTTTTAACATAATATACAAAGATGCATATCTGCCCCTTAAGGATTCGAAAATAAGTTTTAATGAATTTTATGATAGAGGCATTGCTCCACTTAGAAATTTTATGTATAAGCAGATGTCTAATAGTAAACATGAAGAGATTAAATTATTTATGAGTATTAGTAATTATTCCAGGCCTAAAAATTTTAGTGAAGTTCCGACCCATGTTCTTATTGCATCTTTTGTTTTGCACGAGCTGAAAGTTGCTTTTAAAATGGGTATTTTGATATTTTTACCGTTCATAGTGATAGATATTATTGTAGCTGCAGTTTTAATGGCAATGGGAATGATAATGTTGCCACCTGTAATGATATCCTTACCATTTAAACTTATTCTTTTTGTAATGGTAGATGGTTGGACTTTGATTACTAGTGGGCTTGTGAAAAGTTTTATGTGA
- a CDS encoding flagella biosynthesis regulatory protein FliZ — protein MSRLTLFKFVFLIFFILISKSLFAQKNEVEDVSTSSLESEVNLPIFEDNKADLNNKDIQNISLLNVSDLVTIFLFFLAFLVCIFLLKKMLLNHKKIRNDDKSELIRELAFYEIDNKNSLRVINILGNIYVFLVSSNSSILLREIKRGEELDNWEFEFDKAKSHSNVSSFKAIFDKILRKDQKNEPSLDETEFAEVENDIETSLKSKQDRLKKF, from the coding sequence ATGAGTAGGTTAACTTTATTTAAGTTTGTATTTTTAATTTTTTTTATATTGATTTCTAAAAGTTTATTTGCACAGAAAAATGAAGTTGAAGATGTATCTACTTCTAGCTTAGAGAGTGAAGTTAATTTGCCGATATTTGAGGATAATAAAGCTGATTTAAATAATAAAGATATACAAAATATATCTCTTCTCAATGTTTCCGATTTAGTTACTATATTTTTGTTTTTTCTTGCCTTTCTTGTTTGTATCTTTTTATTGAAGAAAATGCTCCTAAATCATAAGAAAATCAGAAATGATGATAAATCAGAGCTGATAAGAGAGCTTGCTTTTTATGAAATAGATAATAAAAATTCTTTAAGGGTTATTAATATACTAGGTAACATTTATGTATTTTTAGTATCAAGTAATTCTTCTATTTTGTTAAGAGAGATTAAACGGGGTGAAGAGCTAGATAATTGGGAATTTGAGTTTGATAAGGCTAAGAGTCATAGTAATGTAAGTTCATTCAAGGCAATTTTTGATAAAATATTGCGTAAGGATCAAAAAAATGAGCCATCCCTTGATGAGACTGAGTTTGCAGAGGTAGAGAATGATATTGAGACTTCTTTAAAAAGTAAGCAGGATAGGTTGAAAAAGTTCTAG
- the fliN gene encoding flagellar motor switch protein FliN, whose translation MAADDKNDVGEEKPEIKGVKLPDLIDTLPEGVDPSNLGLLMDVSMQVTVELGRTERKIKDILGMSEGTIITLDKLAGEPVDILVNGKVVAKGEVVVIDENFGVRITEIIKIKNE comes from the coding sequence ATGGCTGCAGATGATAAGAATGATGTTGGTGAAGAAAAGCCTGAGATCAAAGGCGTTAAGCTTCCTGATTTAATTGATACCTTACCTGAAGGTGTTGATCCTAGTAATTTAGGTCTTTTGATGGATGTTTCTATGCAAGTTACTGTTGAACTTGGTAGGACTGAGCGCAAAATAAAAGATATACTTGGAATGTCTGAGGGAACGATTATTACACTTGATAAACTTGCTGGTGAACCTGTAGATATTTTGGTAAATGGTAAAGTGGTAGCTAAAGGAGAAGTTGTTGTAATTGATGAGAATTTTGGTGTTAGAATTACCGAAATAATTAAAATTAAAAATGAGTAG
- the fliM gene encoding flagellar motor switch protein FliM codes for MAGNPGSLSQDDIDSLLESINSSDNLSSDDSLSNVISSSMGKKQKVKVYDFKRPDKFSKEQVRTVSSFHEAFARYTTTSLSALLRKMVHVHVASVDQLTYEEFIRSIPNPTTLAIINMDPLKGSAIFEVDPTIAFAIVDRLFGGDGDTIKDKSRDLTEIEQSVMESVIIRILSNMREAWSQVVDLRPRFGHIEVNPQFAQIVPPTEMVILVTLEVKIGKVEGLMNFCLPYITIEPIVSKLSTRYWHSLIGVGTTSENLDVLREKLENTDMLLVAEIGEVKLKVREILSLEKGDVINLEDSPIDKDLILKVGTKQKFKCRMGLVGSKISVQITEKVGEVEDFDLLKELTEEIE; via the coding sequence ATGGCAGGTAATCCGGGATCATTGTCACAAGATGATATAGACAGTCTTTTAGAGTCTATTAATTCATCTGATAATTTATCATCAGATGATTCACTCTCTAATGTCATATCTAGCTCTATGGGCAAGAAACAGAAAGTTAAAGTTTATGATTTTAAAAGACCAGATAAATTCTCAAAAGAACAAGTAAGAACAGTATCAAGTTTTCATGAAGCATTTGCAAGGTATACTACAACTTCACTCTCAGCACTTTTAAGGAAGATGGTTCATGTACATGTAGCTTCAGTTGATCAGTTGACTTATGAAGAGTTTATTAGATCTATTCCAAACCCTACTACTTTAGCAATAATTAACATGGATCCTCTTAAAGGTTCTGCTATATTTGAAGTTGATCCAACCATTGCGTTTGCAATAGTTGATAGACTTTTTGGAGGAGATGGGGATACTATTAAGGATAAGAGCAGAGATTTAACAGAAATAGAGCAATCTGTAATGGAAAGTGTTATTATCCGTATACTTTCTAACATGAGAGAAGCATGGTCTCAGGTAGTCGATCTTAGGCCTCGTTTTGGGCATATAGAGGTTAATCCGCAATTTGCTCAGATAGTTCCCCCCACAGAAATGGTTATTTTAGTAACTCTTGAAGTTAAGATAGGTAAAGTTGAAGGGCTTATGAATTTTTGTTTGCCTTATATTACAATAGAGCCTATTGTGTCTAAGCTTTCAACAAGATATTGGCATTCTTTAATTGGTGTTGGCACTACTAGTGAGAATCTTGATGTACTTAGGGAAAAGCTTGAGAATACAGATATGCTTTTAGTGGCTGAAATTGGAGAGGTTAAATTAAAGGTAAGAGAAATATTATCCTTAGAGAAAGGAGATGTGATTAATCTTGAAGATTCTCCAATAGATAAAGATTTGATCTTAAAGGTAGGAACTAAACAAAAATTTAAATGTAGAATGGGTCTTGTTGGGAGTAAGATTTCAGTTCAGATTACAGAAAAAGTTGGTGAGGTAGAAGATTTTGATTTGTTAAAGGAACTTACAGAAGAGATTGAATAG
- the fliL gene encoding flagellar basal body-associated protein FliL encodes MSEKDDGSIDVGGADDKRIGLLPDVIIKILQILAIGLFTVVIMIIVSYFVSKMVVSQSGAPNNFPIFSNEYLGKPPMLIWYESIDEIRGTTQDTPPKTFVIKLALGYAENNVNILSELGRQKVRLKDIIREYFSQRTGQEIKNESQIKAEIKARINSILRNGEIKEIALTQIDIFDM; translated from the coding sequence ATGTCTGAGAAAGATGATGGTAGTATTGATGTAGGCGGTGCTGATGATAAAAGAATTGGACTGCTACCTGATGTTATAATAAAAATTTTGCAAATATTAGCAATAGGATTATTTACTGTTGTGATCATGATAATAGTTTCTTATTTTGTTTCTAAGATGGTAGTAAGTCAGAGTGGAGCACCTAATAATTTTCCAATTTTTTCTAATGAATATTTGGGGAAGCCCCCTATGCTTATATGGTATGAAAGTATAGATGAAATTAGGGGTACTACTCAAGATACTCCCCCAAAGACTTTCGTTATAAAACTTGCGTTAGGTTATGCTGAGAATAATGTAAATATTTTAAGTGAGCTTGGAAGACAGAAAGTACGGTTAAAAGATATTATTAGAGAATATTTTAGTCAAAGAACAGGACAAGAGATAAAGAACGAAAGTCAGATTAAAGCAGAGATTAAAGCTAGAATTAATAGTATTCTTAGAAATGGTGAGATTAAAGAAATAGCATTAACGCAAATTGATATTTTTGATATGTGA
- the motB gene encoding flagellar motor protein MotB has product MALRVRKKRSKCEEGAPDYMLTYGDMVTLLLVFFVTMFSLNDIILKENVLKIMSASFTGSGFFKGGKTLDVNKLSYLSNSFMSLPSTEKNKQASQVSKNKSIIEFVEKIQSNKVIVREHERGVVVSLLADAFFDSASAEVKLDDNRETIQKIASFIGFLDNQSYNFKIEGHTDNVDVNINGIWKSNWELSSARAVNMLEQILNYTDQSKIQSIESKFEVSGFAGSKPVATDDTPEGRAYNRRIDILITSDASLSSAKGINE; this is encoded by the coding sequence ATGGCATTGAGAGTTAGGAAGAAGCGTTCAAAGTGTGAAGAAGGTGCTCCTGATTATATGTTGACCTATGGAGACATGGTAACTTTGTTACTTGTTTTTTTTGTTACTATGTTTTCATTAAATGATATTATTCTCAAAGAGAATGTATTAAAGATAATGTCAGCTTCATTTACAGGTTCAGGATTTTTTAAGGGCGGGAAGACCTTAGATGTTAATAAGCTTTCTTATTTGAGTAATAGTTTTATGTCTTTGCCCTCTACTGAGAAGAATAAGCAAGCTTCTCAGGTGTCTAAAAATAAGTCTATTATTGAGTTTGTTGAAAAGATTCAGTCTAATAAGGTTATTGTGAGAGAGCATGAACGGGGTGTTGTTGTATCTCTCTTAGCAGATGCTTTTTTTGATTCAGCTAGTGCTGAGGTTAAGCTTGATGATAATAGGGAAACTATACAAAAGATAGCTTCTTTTATTGGGTTTTTGGATAATCAAAGCTATAATTTTAAAATTGAAGGACATACAGATAATGTTGATGTTAATATAAATGGAATTTGGAAAAGTAATTGGGAGCTTTCATCTGCAAGAGCAGTAAACATGTTAGAGCAGATTTTGAATTACACCGATCAGTCTAAAATACAAAGTATTGAGAGTAAATTTGAAGTATCTGGATTTGCAGGAAGTAAGCCAGTTGCTACAGATGATACTCCTGAAGGCAGAGCTTATAATAGAAGAATAGATATTTTGATTACTAGTGATGCTTCTTTGAGTTCTGCTAAAGGTATTAATGAGTAA
- a CDS encoding motility protein A, producing MNLASIIGWGVGFGAILISMAFTPTGLGVFWDLSSVFITVVGSFSALVASSEIPTVKKIPIYLGFFFKKSSFGRVPIIKTLVELSEKARKEGLLSLDDELEQINDPFFKSGMRLVVDGTDPEIIRTMLYLELDQMQERHKIGADLFGTWAKLAPAFGMTGTLIGLIALLGNLEDRSALGSSMAVALITTLYGTIMANLMLFPIQIKLESIDLEEASVRTMIVEGILSIQAGDNPRILEQKLVTFLTPKDRSQLGSGILGGE from the coding sequence ATGAATTTGGCTAGTATAATTGGCTGGGGAGTTGGATTTGGTGCTATTTTAATTTCTATGGCATTTACTCCTACAGGATTAGGGGTTTTTTGGGATTTAAGTTCTGTGTTTATTACGGTTGTTGGTTCTTTTTCTGCACTTGTAGCTTCCTCAGAAATTCCCACTGTTAAGAAAATTCCTATATATCTAGGATTTTTCTTCAAAAAAAGTTCTTTTGGTAGGGTTCCTATTATAAAGACCTTAGTGGAACTTTCAGAGAAAGCTAGGAAAGAAGGACTTTTATCTCTTGATGATGAACTTGAACAAATCAATGATCCCTTTTTTAAGTCTGGAATGAGACTTGTCGTTGATGGTACTGATCCTGAGATAATTAGAACTATGCTTTATCTTGAACTTGATCAAATGCAAGAGAGACATAAGATTGGTGCTGATCTTTTTGGAACTTGGGCAAAGCTTGCGCCCGCTTTTGGAATGACAGGTACACTTATTGGGCTTATAGCTCTTCTTGGGAATTTAGAAGACAGATCAGCACTTGGTTCTTCTATGGCTGTTGCTCTTATTACAACTCTTTATGGTACAATAATGGCTAATTTAATGTTGTTTCCTATTCAAATTAAATTAGAGTCTATAGATCTTGAGGAAGCGTCAGTTAGGACGATGATAGTTGAGGGAATTTTATCAATTCAGGCAGGGGATAATCCTAGAATTTTAGAACAAAAATTGGTAACATTTTTAACTCCTAAAGATAGGAGTCAGCTTGGAAGCGGTATTCTTGGGGGTGAATGA
- a CDS encoding flagellar FlbD family protein: MIYVTKLNGDGYYLNPCHIESIETNPDTTILLVNGKRLVVRESVVEVVDRIKMYRRDIALLDRITQENKGVGL; the protein is encoded by the coding sequence ATGATTTATGTAACTAAACTTAATGGCGATGGGTATTATTTAAATCCTTGTCATATTGAGAGTATTGAGACTAATCCTGATACTACAATTCTTCTTGTTAATGGTAAGAGGTTAGTTGTAAGAGAAAGTGTAGTAGAGGTAGTAGATAGAATCAAGATGTATAGGAGAGATATTGCTTTGTTAGACAGAATTACACAAGAGAATAAGGGAGTTGGGCTATGA
- the flgE gene encoding flagellar hook protein FlgE, with amino-acid sequence MMRSLYSGVSGLQNHQTRMDVVGNNIANVNTIGFKKGRVNFQDMISQSISGASRPTDGRGGVNPKQVGLGMSVATIDTIHTQGSFQSTQKASDLGISGNGFFILRDGNNSFYTRAGAFDVDSDRRLVNPANGMKIQGWMAKSIGGEQVINTSADVEDLVIPIGDKEGAKSTEYITFACNLDKRLPIVEEGASEVDIARGTWVVNKTIYDSFGNTSVVELRVVKDATTPNTWNATVLVNGEANSNFTMGFNNEGALLSLNGQAGQVGDLLEFPITFDVVNANAGEVGEQQTVNLRLGNVGSYTDSITQFADASTTKAIVQDGYGMGYMENYEIDQNGVITGVYSNGIRRDIGKIALASFVNPGGLAKAGDTNFSETSNSGQARIGETGFAGLGTIRAGVLEMANVDLAEQFTDMIVTQRGFQANAKTITTSDQLLQELVRLKS; translated from the coding sequence ATGATGAGATCTTTATATTCTGGTGTTTCTGGTCTTCAGAATCATCAAACAAGAATGGATGTTGTTGGTAATAACATTGCAAATGTTAATACTATTGGGTTTAAGAAAGGAAGAGTTAATTTTCAGGACATGATTTCTCAGAGTATTTCTGGGGCATCTCGTCCTACTGATGGGCGTGGCGGTGTTAATCCAAAGCAGGTTGGTCTTGGAATGAGCGTTGCTACTATTGATACTATTCATACTCAAGGATCATTTCAAAGCACTCAGAAAGCTTCTGATCTTGGAATTAGTGGTAATGGTTTTTTTATCTTAAGAGATGGTAATAATTCTTTTTATACAAGAGCTGGTGCATTTGATGTTGATTCTGATCGTCGCCTTGTAAATCCTGCAAATGGCATGAAAATCCAAGGCTGGATGGCAAAGTCTATTGGGGGAGAACAGGTTATTAATACATCTGCAGATGTTGAGGATTTAGTTATTCCTATTGGAGATAAAGAAGGTGCTAAGTCTACTGAATACATTACTTTTGCCTGTAATCTTGATAAGAGATTGCCTATAGTTGAAGAAGGTGCAAGTGAAGTGGATATTGCCCGTGGTACTTGGGTTGTCAATAAGACTATTTACGATAGTTTTGGAAATACTAGTGTTGTTGAACTTAGGGTTGTAAAGGATGCAACTACTCCTAATACATGGAATGCTACCGTTTTAGTAAATGGTGAGGCAAATTCCAATTTTACAATGGGCTTTAATAATGAGGGAGCATTGCTTTCGTTAAATGGTCAGGCAGGTCAGGTAGGTGATTTACTTGAATTTCCTATAACTTTTGATGTTGTTAATGCTAATGCTGGAGAAGTTGGTGAACAGCAAACTGTTAATCTTAGACTTGGAAATGTTGGTAGTTATACTGATTCAATTACTCAATTTGCTGATGCCAGTACTACAAAGGCTATTGTTCAGGATGGATATGGTATGGGATATATGGAAAATTATGAAATTGATCAAAATGGTGTAATAACAGGAGTTTATTCAAATGGCATTAGACGAGATATAGGAAAGATTGCACTTGCCTCATTTGTTAATCCTGGGGGACTTGCAAAAGCAGGTGATACTAATTTTAGCGAAACAAGTAATTCAGGTCAGGCTAGGATAGGTGAGACCGGTTTTGCAGGACTTGGTACTATTAGAGCAGGAGTTTTGGAAATGGCTAATGTTGATCTTGCTGAACAGTTTACAGACATGATAGTTACTCAAAGAGGTTTTCAGGCTAATGCTAAGACTATAACCACTTCGGATCAGTTATTGCAAGAGCTTGTAAGGCTTAAGAGTTGA
- the flgD gene encoding flagellar hook assembly protein FlgD — MSIIDKMDNLVSIGRVKDISNSKVQRGVKGSNLGRDDFLKLLITQLKYQDPTDPMKDKEFIAQMAQFSALEQMTNMSKSFESLSSALGANKDLDLLGKIVEFEHTDGEIIKGKVTNIKTGVVPQIMIDGKYYVYNNILSVGLEE; from the coding sequence ATGAGCATAATTGATAAGATGGACAATTTAGTCAGTATAGGCCGAGTTAAGGATATTTCTAACTCTAAGGTACAAAGAGGTGTTAAGGGAAGCAATCTTGGTCGGGATGATTTTTTAAAACTGCTTATTACTCAACTTAAATATCAAGATCCTACAGATCCAATGAAAGATAAAGAATTTATTGCTCAAATGGCACAATTTTCAGCACTTGAACAAATGACAAATATGAGTAAATCTTTTGAAAGTCTTTCATCTGCCCTTGGCGCAAATAAGGATTTGGATTTATTGGGCAAAATAGTTGAATTTGAGCATACTGATGGAGAGATTATTAAAGGTAAAGTTACGAATATTAAAACCGGAGTAGTTCCACAAATTATGATTGATGGAAAGTACTATGTTTATAATAATATTTTGTCAGTAGGATTGGAGGAATAG
- a CDS encoding flagellar hook-length control protein FliK yields the protein MSNLSKVIANLPSLNKDFNFVNVGGVLSQSKKGVFSNLISSEIQNLSKFRESILEFIKFLKSNGLINKNFKDLSLRQPFAFEKLSDNGFISDLKSLIKRVDNVFDFQSLKVLNESLSFESELIDKTKIFKNIEKVLSDLNILFGSVTSLFNFDILGIDVDSSHRDLNLVKRDREKNVINIDVKNFKKNNSVKEFLNSGSKFRLIAGENYVGRYGLKETFNGFSEFIDDLSSSNTKHVKESFVSQIADNLMSEWNLKVNHNIVNKAKIVLKSNDTGEIRLILKPKRLGSIRINLNLDSNNNLLGKIIVDNHNVRTLFEQNMYSISKMLDDNGFNTSLHLSLAGSGSGFFSGNFEDDVNRQEVSLNKSEIFKVEDDIEISGDLEKSINFIV from the coding sequence ATGAGTAATTTAAGTAAGGTTATTGCTAATTTGCCAAGCTTAAATAAGGATTTCAATTTTGTAAATGTAGGCGGTGTTTTAAGTCAATCTAAGAAGGGTGTTTTTTCAAATTTGATTTCCTCAGAAATTCAAAATCTGTCTAAGTTTAGGGAGTCAATACTAGAATTTATAAAATTCTTAAAAAGTAATGGCCTTATAAACAAGAACTTTAAGGATCTTTCTTTAAGACAGCCTTTTGCTTTTGAAAAACTTAGTGATAATGGTTTCATATCTGATTTAAAATCTTTAATAAAAAGGGTGGATAATGTATTTGATTTTCAAAGTTTGAAAGTTTTAAATGAAAGTTTGTCTTTTGAGTCTGAGCTTATTGATAAGACAAAAATATTTAAAAATATTGAGAAGGTTTTATCTGACCTTAACATTTTGTTTGGCAGTGTAACTTCTCTTTTTAATTTCGATATTTTAGGTATTGATGTTGATTCTAGTCATAGAGATTTAAATCTTGTAAAGAGAGATAGGGAAAAAAATGTTATTAATATTGATGTTAAAAATTTTAAGAAAAATAATAGTGTTAAGGAATTCCTTAATTCAGGTTCTAAGTTCAGGTTAATTGCTGGTGAGAATTATGTTGGTAGATATGGCCTTAAAGAAACTTTTAATGGATTTTCGGAATTTATAGACGATCTCTCTAGTTCTAATACAAAGCATGTTAAAGAATCTTTTGTCAGTCAAATTGCTGATAATTTAATGTCAGAATGGAATTTAAAAGTTAATCATAACATTGTGAATAAAGCCAAAATTGTGTTAAAATCGAATGATACAGGAGAAATTAGGTTGATTTTAAAACCTAAAAGGCTTGGTAGTATAAGGATTAATTTAAATCTTGATTCTAATAATAATTTATTAGGGAAGATAATAGTTGACAATCATAATGTTAGAACTCTTTTTGAGCAAAATATGTATTCAATCAGTAAAATGTTAGATGATAATGGTTTTAATACTAGTTTACATCTTTCTCTTGCGGGCAGTGGTTCTGGATTTTTTTCTGGTAATTTTGAGGATGATGTTAATAGACAAGAAGTTTCTTTAAATAAGAGCGAGATTTTTAAGGTTGAGGATGATATTGAGATTTCTGGTGATTTAGAAAAAAGTATTAATTTTATTGTTTAA